Proteins from a genomic interval of Kitasatospora kifunensis:
- a CDS encoding DUF4345 domain-containing protein, translating into MARVLRWLVLVMGIACVAIGLFHMALGNGAVPGEGSAGTTVDSLNRFFGAIFAGYGLAWLWAARQSPIPATAVRGLAGVFLLGAFGRLLSIAVHGWPQWFQVVLTAIELVMPPLYFWLADADEKAGSRGTT; encoded by the coding sequence ATGGCCAGGGTTCTCCGATGGCTCGTGCTGGTGATGGGGATCGCGTGCGTGGCGATCGGCCTGTTCCATATGGCGCTCGGGAACGGCGCGGTACCGGGTGAGGGCTCGGCCGGCACGACGGTCGACAGTCTGAACCGGTTCTTCGGTGCGATCTTCGCGGGGTACGGGCTCGCCTGGCTCTGGGCGGCACGGCAGTCGCCGATCCCGGCAACTGCCGTGCGCGGGCTGGCCGGAGTGTTCCTGCTGGGTGCGTTCGGACGGCTGCTGTCGATCGCCGTGCACGGGTGGCCACAGTGGTTCCAGGTCGTGTTGACCGCCATCGAACTGGTGATGCCGCCCCTGTACTTCTGGCTGGCGGACGCCGACGAGAAGGCCGGCTCGCGTGGAACCACCTGA
- a CDS encoding TetR/AcrR family transcriptional regulator: MPTRQRLSPAERRTQLLAVGARLFAAHPYDDVLMEDIAEQAGVSRALLYRHFPNKRELFAALYRQAADQLLEQVPLHPAGDFLEQLTAGLDVHIDYFVANRNTVLAANRALAGDLVIQSVITEELDVLRARLLDVLSLADDAGRATVSAVLRSWLVFVRVLCVDWLTTPTCTRTDLRDTCIGALVGSLRPLLATDPAPDWPR; encoded by the coding sequence GTGCCTACCCGCCAACGACTCAGCCCGGCCGAGCGCCGCACCCAGCTCCTCGCCGTCGGCGCCCGGCTCTTCGCCGCGCACCCGTACGACGACGTGCTGATGGAAGACATCGCCGAGCAGGCCGGTGTCTCACGTGCGTTGCTCTACCGTCACTTTCCCAACAAGCGCGAGCTCTTCGCCGCCCTCTACCGGCAGGCGGCCGACCAGCTGTTGGAACAGGTCCCGCTCCACCCGGCCGGTGACTTCCTGGAACAGCTCACAGCCGGCCTCGACGTGCACATCGACTACTTCGTCGCCAACCGCAACACCGTCCTCGCGGCGAACCGCGCACTCGCCGGCGACCTGGTGATCCAGAGCGTCATCACCGAAGAGTTGGACGTCCTGCGCGCCCGTCTCCTCGACGTGCTCTCGCTCGCCGACGACGCCGGTCGGGCAACCGTGTCGGCCGTCCTGAGGAGCTGGCTGGTCTTCGTCCGCGTGCTCTGCGTCGACTGGCTCACCACGCCGACCTGCACCCGCACCGACCTGCGCGACACCTGCATCGGCGCCCTGGTGGGTTCTCTGCGCCCCCTCCTTGCCACGGACCCCGCACCCGACTGGCCGCGCTAG
- a CDS encoding chitinase, which translates to MTRRITGLVTLALAAAFAAPAPLATAQAQPTRAQPVPAQAAPAAAVAHPADSCALNPKPAGPVLQGYWENWDGAANGVHPGLGWIPITDSRIAAHGYNVVNTAFPVILSDGTVLWQNGMDTTVQVPTPAEICQAKAAGQTVLLSIGGANAGIDLSSSAAADRFVQTVVPILKANNFDGIDIDIETGLVGSGDITQLSTSQANLERIIDGVLSQMPPGFGLTMAPETAYVTGGSVTYGSIWGAYLPIIKKYADNGQLWWLNMQYYNGSMYGCSGDSYEAGTVQGFTAQSDCLNQGLVVQGTTITVPYSEQVPGLPAQPGAGGGYLSPDLVAQAWNNYNGRLKGLMTWSINWDGSQGWTFGDNVKALQGR; encoded by the coding sequence ATGACCCGCCGTATCACCGGGCTTGTCACCCTCGCGCTGGCGGCGGCCTTCGCCGCGCCGGCACCGCTCGCCACCGCCCAGGCGCAGCCCACCCGGGCACAACCTGTCCCGGCACAGGCCGCCCCGGCGGCGGCCGTGGCGCACCCCGCCGACTCCTGCGCGCTCAATCCCAAGCCCGCCGGCCCCGTCCTGCAGGGCTACTGGGAGAACTGGGACGGCGCCGCCAACGGCGTGCACCCGGGCCTTGGTTGGATCCCGATCACCGACAGCCGGATCGCCGCCCACGGCTACAACGTGGTCAACACGGCCTTCCCGGTCATCCTCTCCGACGGCACCGTGCTCTGGCAGAACGGCATGGACACCACCGTCCAGGTCCCCACTCCGGCCGAGATCTGCCAGGCCAAGGCGGCTGGGCAGACCGTCCTGCTCTCCATCGGCGGTGCCAACGCCGGGATCGACCTGAGCTCCAGCGCGGCAGCCGACCGGTTCGTGCAGACCGTGGTGCCGATCCTGAAGGCGAACAACTTCGACGGCATCGACATCGACATCGAGACCGGTCTGGTCGGCAGCGGAGACATCACCCAACTCTCCACCTCCCAGGCCAACCTGGAGCGGATCATCGACGGCGTGCTCTCCCAGATGCCACCCGGCTTCGGCCTGACCATGGCCCCCGAGACCGCCTACGTCACCGGTGGCAGCGTCACCTACGGCTCGATCTGGGGCGCCTACCTGCCGATCATCAAGAAGTACGCCGACAACGGCCAGCTCTGGTGGCTCAACATGCAGTACTACAACGGCAGCATGTACGGCTGCTCCGGCGACTCCTACGAGGCCGGCACGGTCCAGGGGTTCACCGCGCAGAGCGACTGCCTCAACCAGGGCCTGGTGGTGCAGGGCACCACCATCACCGTCCCGTACAGCGAGCAGGTCCCCGGCCTGCCCGCGCAGCCGGGGGCGGGCGGCGGCTACCTGTCACCCGACCTGGTCGCGCAGGCCTGGAACAACTACAACGGCCGCCTCAAGGGCCTGATGACCTGGTCGATCAACTGGGACGGCTCGCAGGGCTGGACGTTCGGCGACAACGTCAAGGCTCTGCAGGGTCGGTGA